The Sesamum indicum cultivar Zhongzhi No. 13 linkage group LG6, S_indicum_v1.0, whole genome shotgun sequence genome has a segment encoding these proteins:
- the LOC105163545 gene encoding DNA topoisomerase 6 subunit B isoform X1 produces MEIRGSSESPPDTKKSKSKTPRKSKDDQLLKQKSPAEFFADNKNIAGFDNPGKCLYTTVRELVENALDSAESISELPVIEITIEEIGRSKFNSMIGLADHERVDAELYDDFETAKAREKRLAKEARLQEIQAKNAALGKKAKAPTSMKSIKSREASYYRVTCKDNGRGMPHDDIPNMFGRVLSGTKYGLKQTRGKFGLGAKMALIWSKMSTGLPIEILSSMKGQNYSSFCRLDIDINKNIPHIHVHEKRENEEKWHGAEIQIVIEGNWTTYRSKILHYMRQMAVITPYAQFLFKFLSESPDKNVTVRFARRTDVMPPAPLETKYHPSAVDLLLIKRLIAETSKQNLMQFLQHEFVNVGKSYAERLIGEMGPDFGPKMPVKSLTSQQIVRIHQLFRQAKFDDPSGDCLSPAGEYNLRLGIIKELHPDMVATYSGSAQVFEGHPFIVEAGLSLGGKDVKQGLNIFRFANRIPLLFEQGADVVTRTAVKRINWNSYKINQTQDKIGVFVSIVSTKIPFKGTGKEYIGDDISEIASAVKTAIQQCCVQLKSKIVKRIQAREQQERKRSLNKYIPNATGAIYEILKEMSRSHASKKRRSEDKDAELLKKVSDQIVTEETLREKLAQHVEQVDYEMALEYATQTGVNEEPREDIYIPPLQAEYNFTEFHSPVFVFRLVH; encoded by the exons ATGGAAATACGAGGAAGCAGCGAGAGCCCGCCGGACACAAAGAAGTCAAAATCGAAAACGCCCAGAAAGTCTAAAGATGACCAACTTCTTAAACAGA AATCTCCGGCGGAGTTCTTTGCGGATAACAAGAATATTGCTGGTTTCGACAAT CCAGGAAAATGTTTGTATACTACTGTTAGAGAGCTTGTTGAAAATGCACTTGATTCAGCAGAGTCAATCTCTGAACTTCCTGTCATAGAGATAACAAT AGAAGAAATTGGGAGAAGCAAGTTCAACTCCATGATTGGTCTTGCTGACCATGAACGTGTTGACGCAGAGCTATATGATGATTTTGAGACAGCCAAGGCTCGTGAG aaaagacTTGCCAAGGAAGCTCGTCTTCAAGAAATTCAGGCAAAGAATGCTGCTCTTGGGAAGAAAGCCAAAGCACCAACATCAATGAAATCAATAAAGAGTCGTGAGGCCTCATATTACAGGGTCACTTGCAAG GATAATGGAAGGGGAATGCCACATGATGATATCCCAAATATGTTTGGACGAG TTCTTTCTGGAACTAAGTATGGCTTAAAACAGACGCGTGGAAAATTTGGACTTGGTGCAAAAATG GCTCTTATTTGGTCCAAGATGAGTACTGGACTGCCCATTGAGATCCTTTCATCAATGAAGGGCCAGAATTATTCATCATTTTGCAGACTAGATATAGATATCAATAA GAATATTCCTCACATCCATGTGcatgaaaaaagagagaatgaGGAAAAATGGCACGGAGCTGAAATCCAGATAGTAATTGAGGGGAACTGGACAACCTATCGT tccaaaatattacactacATGCGTCAAATGGCTGTCATCACTCCATATGCACAATTCCTTTTCAAGTTTCTGTCAGAATCTCCAGA CAAAAATGTCACTGTGAGATTTGCTAGGAGGACTGATGTCATGCCTCCCGCTCCTCTTGAGACCAAGTATCATCCATCGGCAGTTGATTTGCTTTTGATAAAAAGACTTATTGCTGAGACTTCAAAGCAAAATCTTATGCAATTTCTTCAACATGAATTTGTGAACGTTGGGAAGTCCTATGCCGAGCGTTTAATTG GGGAAATGGGTCCAGATTTTGGCCCAAAAATGCCTGTTAAATCTCTGACCTCTCAGCAAATAGTTCGCATCCATCAGTTGTTCCGTCAAGCTAAGTTTGACGATCCCAGTGGTGAT TGCCTGAGTCCAGCTGGAGAATACAATCTACGTTTAGGGATTATAAAGGAGCTGCATCCAGATATGGTTGCTACTTATTCAGGAAG TGCTCAAGTGTTTGAAGGCCACCCTTTCATTGTGGAAGCAGGACTTAGTTTGGGTGGAAAAGATGTTAAACAA GGGCTAAATATTTTCCGATTTGCTAACCGGATTCCACTTCTGTTCGAGCAAGGTGCTGATGTTGTCACCAGGACTGCTGTGAAGAGAATTAA TTGGAACAGTTACAAGATCAACCAAACGCAAGACAAGATTGGTGTCTTTGTGAGCATTGTAAGCACCAAAATTCCTTTTAAAGGAACTGGAAAAGAGTACATTGGTGATGACATCAGTGAAATAGCTTCTGCTGTCAAG ACAGCTATTCAGCAGTGCTGTGTCCAGCTAAAAtcaaaaatagtgaaaagaaTACAGGCTCGTGAGCAGCAAGAGAGAAAGCGAAGTTTGAACAA GTACATTCCTAATGCCACTGGTGCTATTTATGAGATATTAAAAGAGATGTCACGCTCGCATGCTTCAAAGAAAAGACGTTCTGAAGATAAAGATGCagaattactaaaaaaagttTCGGACCAGATAGTGACAGAAGAAACGTTGCGCGAAAAGCTTGCTCAACATGTGGAACAG GTTGACTATGAGATGGCACTGGAATATGCAACACAGACTGGTGTAAATGAGGAACCCAGAGAAGACATATACATTCCACCACTGCAAGCTGAATATAATTTCACTGAGTTTCACAGCCCCGTGTTCGTCTTCAGGCTTGTCCATTAG
- the LOC105163545 gene encoding DNA topoisomerase 6 subunit B isoform X2 translates to MIGLADHERVDAELYDDFETAKAREKRLAKEARLQEIQAKNAALGKKAKAPTSMKSIKSREASYYRVTCKDNGRGMPHDDIPNMFGRVLSGTKYGLKQTRGKFGLGAKMALIWSKMSTGLPIEILSSMKGQNYSSFCRLDIDINKNIPHIHVHEKRENEEKWHGAEIQIVIEGNWTTYRSKILHYMRQMAVITPYAQFLFKFLSESPDKNVTVRFARRTDVMPPAPLETKYHPSAVDLLLIKRLIAETSKQNLMQFLQHEFVNVGKSYAERLIGEMGPDFGPKMPVKSLTSQQIVRIHQLFRQAKFDDPSGDCLSPAGEYNLRLGIIKELHPDMVATYSGSAQVFEGHPFIVEAGLSLGGKDVKQGLNIFRFANRIPLLFEQGADVVTRTAVKRINWNSYKINQTQDKIGVFVSIVSTKIPFKGTGKEYIGDDISEIASAVKTAIQQCCVQLKSKIVKRIQAREQQERKRSLNKYIPNATGAIYEILKEMSRSHASKKRRSEDKDAELLKKVSDQIVTEETLREKLAQHVEQVDYEMALEYATQTGVNEEPREDIYIPPLQAEYNFTEFHSPVFVFRLVH, encoded by the exons ATGATTGGTCTTGCTGACCATGAACGTGTTGACGCAGAGCTATATGATGATTTTGAGACAGCCAAGGCTCGTGAG aaaagacTTGCCAAGGAAGCTCGTCTTCAAGAAATTCAGGCAAAGAATGCTGCTCTTGGGAAGAAAGCCAAAGCACCAACATCAATGAAATCAATAAAGAGTCGTGAGGCCTCATATTACAGGGTCACTTGCAAG GATAATGGAAGGGGAATGCCACATGATGATATCCCAAATATGTTTGGACGAG TTCTTTCTGGAACTAAGTATGGCTTAAAACAGACGCGTGGAAAATTTGGACTTGGTGCAAAAATG GCTCTTATTTGGTCCAAGATGAGTACTGGACTGCCCATTGAGATCCTTTCATCAATGAAGGGCCAGAATTATTCATCATTTTGCAGACTAGATATAGATATCAATAA GAATATTCCTCACATCCATGTGcatgaaaaaagagagaatgaGGAAAAATGGCACGGAGCTGAAATCCAGATAGTAATTGAGGGGAACTGGACAACCTATCGT tccaaaatattacactacATGCGTCAAATGGCTGTCATCACTCCATATGCACAATTCCTTTTCAAGTTTCTGTCAGAATCTCCAGA CAAAAATGTCACTGTGAGATTTGCTAGGAGGACTGATGTCATGCCTCCCGCTCCTCTTGAGACCAAGTATCATCCATCGGCAGTTGATTTGCTTTTGATAAAAAGACTTATTGCTGAGACTTCAAAGCAAAATCTTATGCAATTTCTTCAACATGAATTTGTGAACGTTGGGAAGTCCTATGCCGAGCGTTTAATTG GGGAAATGGGTCCAGATTTTGGCCCAAAAATGCCTGTTAAATCTCTGACCTCTCAGCAAATAGTTCGCATCCATCAGTTGTTCCGTCAAGCTAAGTTTGACGATCCCAGTGGTGAT TGCCTGAGTCCAGCTGGAGAATACAATCTACGTTTAGGGATTATAAAGGAGCTGCATCCAGATATGGTTGCTACTTATTCAGGAAG TGCTCAAGTGTTTGAAGGCCACCCTTTCATTGTGGAAGCAGGACTTAGTTTGGGTGGAAAAGATGTTAAACAA GGGCTAAATATTTTCCGATTTGCTAACCGGATTCCACTTCTGTTCGAGCAAGGTGCTGATGTTGTCACCAGGACTGCTGTGAAGAGAATTAA TTGGAACAGTTACAAGATCAACCAAACGCAAGACAAGATTGGTGTCTTTGTGAGCATTGTAAGCACCAAAATTCCTTTTAAAGGAACTGGAAAAGAGTACATTGGTGATGACATCAGTGAAATAGCTTCTGCTGTCAAG ACAGCTATTCAGCAGTGCTGTGTCCAGCTAAAAtcaaaaatagtgaaaagaaTACAGGCTCGTGAGCAGCAAGAGAGAAAGCGAAGTTTGAACAA GTACATTCCTAATGCCACTGGTGCTATTTATGAGATATTAAAAGAGATGTCACGCTCGCATGCTTCAAAGAAAAGACGTTCTGAAGATAAAGATGCagaattactaaaaaaagttTCGGACCAGATAGTGACAGAAGAAACGTTGCGCGAAAAGCTTGCTCAACATGTGGAACAG GTTGACTATGAGATGGCACTGGAATATGCAACACAGACTGGTGTAAATGAGGAACCCAGAGAAGACATATACATTCCACCACTGCAAGCTGAATATAATTTCACTGAGTTTCACAGCCCCGTGTTCGTCTTCAGGCTTGTCCATTAG
- the LOC105163544 gene encoding uncharacterized protein LOC105163544: MEQTPPQIAIIGAGIFVRNTYIPRLAEISNLLVLRAIWSRSEESARGAVETAKKFFPNVECKWGEAGLEEIIQDASIIGVAVVLAGQAQVDMSLRLLKSGKHVLQEKPAAASGTELNAAISSYSSLQPAPIWAVAENYRFEPAFVEGKKLMAEIGDVINIHVIIEGSMNSSNPYFSSSWRRDFVGGFILDMGVHFISGLRMLVGCEITSVSAITSHVDTTLPAPDHISSTIQLEDGSSGVFVMVVSSRSPKVLWRIVGLKGTLQVERGSKDGKHGYTVVLFTADGQNKSWFYPFSGVTEELKTFLSDISQANLKKDGSHQVEPRISFLEGARDVAVLDAMLESGKRQGVAVQVKKF; encoded by the exons ATGGAGCAGACGCCGCCGCAGATAGCCATTATTGGCGCCGGCATCTTTGTCCGCAATACTTACATTCCCAGATTAGCTGAAATCTCCAACTTGTTAGTTCTAAGAGCCATTTGGAGCCGCTCTGAG GAATCAGCCAGAGGTGCTGTTGAGACTGCTAAAAAGTTTTTCCCAAATGTGGAATGTAAGTGGGGAGAGGCAGGACTCGAGGAGATCATTCAAGATGCTTCCATCATTGGTGTGGCTGTGGTCCTTGCAGGGCAGGCTCAG GTGGATATGTCACTGAGGTTGCTGAAGAGTGGAAAACATGTCCTGCAAG AGAAACCTGCTGCAGCGT CTGGTACTGAGCTGAATGCAGCGATATCAAGCTACAGTTCTTTACAACCCGCTCCAATTTGGGCAGTTGCTGAAAACTATCGTTTTGAACCTGCCTTTGTGGAG GGCAAAAAACTGATGGCTGAAATTGGAGACGTTATTAATATCCATGTCATTATTGAAGGATCAATGAATAGCTCAAATCCATACTTTTCAAGTTCTTGGAGACGCGACTTTGTT GGGGGTTTCATTCTAGATATGGGTGTGCATTTCATTTCTGGGTTAAGAATG CTGGTTGGGTGTGAAATAACTTCGGTTTCAGCTATTACCTCTCATGTTGATACAACTTTGCCTGCCCCTGATCATATCTCCTCAACAAT TCAACTGGAGGATGGGAGTTCTGGAGTTTTTGTGATGGTTGTATCATCTAGATCTCCAAAG GTGCTGTGGCGAATTGTGGGCTTGAAGGGGACGTTACAAGTTGAGCGAGGATCCAAGGATGGGAAGCATGGATACACA GTTGTTCTTTTTACGGCTGATGGCCAAAACAAAAGCTGGTTTTACCCATTCAGCGGCGTGACTGAGGAGCTTAAAACTTTCTTGTCAGATATTTCACAGGCGAACCTAAAG AAGGACGGCAGCCACCAGGTCGAGCCTCGCATTTCTTTCCTTGAAGGCGCCCGAGACGTTGCTGTTTTGGATGCAATGCTTGAATCTGGGAAGAGGCAAGGCGTGGCTGTCCAAGTAAAAAAGTTTTAG
- the LOC105163546 gene encoding FT-interacting protein 1-like yields the protein MQKFPVPEEFALKQTAPKIAGSGVIIGGDKVVCAYDLVEQMEYFYVRVVRAKELPGKDVTGTCDPYVEVKLGNYKGVTKHFEKKSNPEWNLVFAFAQEQLQASHVEVVVKDKDVVLDDFAGRVSFDLVDIPRRVPPDSPLAPQWYKLEDKKGEKLKKGEIMLALWKGTQADEAFSDAWHSDAAAVGSEGVSKIRGKVYLSPRLWYLRVNVIQCQDLLPSDKSRPPEVCVKVVLGNQALKTKVSSVKSVNPSWNEDLVFVAAEPFEDPLVITVEDRIAPNKDEILGRCVMLLNSVSRRLDNKPVPAKWHNLEKHPLVEGQKKEAKFSSKIHLRISLDGGYHVLDESTYYSSDYRPSSKLLWKSSIGLLELGIISSTGLSLMKSKDGRGTTDAYCVAKYGPKWVRTRTIIDSVSPKWNEQYTWEVFDPCTVITIGVFDNGHLQGGVDTSIGKVRIRLSTLETDRVYTHSYPLIALKPSGVKKMGEVQLAVRFSCTSYLNMLQKYTHPLLPKMHYVHPLSVIQLDVLRYQAIQIVSARLGRAEPPLKKEAIEYMLVVGSHIWSVRKAKANFVRIMNVMSGVVAVAKWFDQICQWKNPLTTILIHILFVILILYPELIFPTLFLYLFFIGIWNYRWKPRHPPHMDIRLSHADAVGPDELDEEFDTFPTSKSSDVVRMRYDRLRSIGGRIQTVIGDLAMQGERFQSLLSWRDPRASALFIAFCLSAASVLYITPFQIVILLMGLYVLRHPKLRSKVPPPSTNFFKRLPARSDLML from the coding sequence ATGCAGAAGTTTCCAGTACCCGAAGAGTTTGCTCTGAAGCAGACAGCTCCTAAGATTGCTGGTTCAGGGGTGATAATTGGTGGTGATAAGGTGGTTTGTGCCTATGACCTCGTTGAGCAGATGGAGTATTTCTATGTCCGGGTTGTGCGAGCGAAGGAACTGCCAGGTAAGGATGTTACGGGTACCTGTGATCCTTATGTCGAAGTCAAGCTTGGTAACTACAAGGGTGTCACAAAGCATTTCGAGAAGAAGTCCAATCCGGAATGGAATCTTGTATTTGCTTTTGCACAGGAGCAGCTCCAGGCTTCACACGTTGAGGTGGTGGTGAAGGATAAGGATGTCGTCCTGGATGATTTCGCTGGCAGAGTTTCATTTGATCTTGTCGATATTCCTAGACGTGTTCCGCCTGATAGCCCCCTGGCGCCACAGTGGTACAAGCTGGAAGATAAGAAAGGTGAAAAGCTCAAGAAGGGGGAGATCATGCTTGCTCTCTGGAAAGGAACTCAGGCCGATGAGGCGTTTTCTGATGCCTGGCATTCTGATGCAGCAGCCGTTGGCAGCGAGGGTGTTTCCAAAATCCGAGGGAAGGTGTACCTTTCGCCGAGGCTTTGGTATCTTAGAGTTAATGTAATTCAGTGCCAGGACTTGCTTCCTAGCGATAAAAGTAGACCACCTGAAGTCTGTGTGAAGGTGGTTCTTGGCAATCAGGCTTTGAAAACGAAAGTTTCTTCAGTGAAAAGCGTGAATCCCTCCTGGAATGAGGACTTAGTTTTTGTAGCTGCGGAACCATTTGAAGATCCATTAGTCATAACTGTGGAGGATAGAATAGCGCCAAACAAAGACGAGATCTTGGGACGATGTGTGATGTTATTGAACTCGGTCTCGAGGCGGCTGGACAACAAGCCTGTACCGGCTAAGTGGCATAATCTTGAGAAACATCCACTTGTGGAGGGACAGAAGAAGGAGGCTAAATTTTCAAGCAAGATTCATCTCAGGATCAGCTTGGATGGTGGTTATCATGTATTGGATGAGTCCACTTATTATAGCAGTGACTACAGACCTAGTTCAAAGCTGCTCTGGAAGTCGAGTATTGGGCTTCTTGAGCTGGGAATAATAAGTTCCACGGGGCTGTCACTGATGAAATCGAAAGATGGCCGGGGAACCACTGATGCCTATTGTGTGGCAAAGTACGGTCCCAAATGGGTACGAACGAGGACCATCATTGACAGCGTTTCTCCAAAGTGGAACGAGCAGTATACCTGGGAAGTATTTGATCCTTGTACTGTGATCACAATTGGGGTGTTTGACAATGGCCATCTACAAGGGGGAGTGGACACCAGCATTGGAAAGGTAAGAATCAGGCTATCGACACTTGAAACTGACCGTGTCTACACACACTCGTATCCTCTAATTGCACTGAAACCTTCTGGGGTGAAAAAGATGGGTGAAGTTCAGTTGGCTGTGAGGTTCTCGTGCACATCATATCTCAATATGCTGCAGAAGTACACTCATCCATTACTGCCCAAAATGCATTACGTTCATCCGTTATCTGTGATTCAGCTCGACGTGTTGAGGTATCAGGCTATTCAAATAGTCTCAGCAAGGCTGGGAAGGGCAGAACCGCCGTTAAAGAAAGAGGCAATAGAATACATGCTCGTCGTTGGTTCCCATATCTGGAGTGTAAGAAAGGCTAAAGCCAACTTTGTGAGAATAATGAACGTGATGAGTGGGGTGGTTGCCGTTGCAAAATGGTTTGATCAGATATGCCAGTGGAAGAATCCCCTCACAACCATTCTCATTCACATTCTCTTTGTGATACTAATCCTCTACCCTGAACTGATTTTCCCCACTCTATTCCTCTACCTGTTCTTTATTGGCATTTGGAACTACAGATGGAAACCAAGGCACCCTCCCCACATGGACATTCGACTCTCACATGCTGACGCCGTTGGTCCTGATGAACTAGATGAAGAATTTGATACGTTCCCAACTTCCAAGTCATCCGACGTTGTGAGGATGAGATACGATCGGCTGAGAAGTATAGGGGGACGGATCCAAACCGTGATCGGTGACCTGGCCATGCAGGGGGAGAGGTTTCAGTCTCTTTTGAGCTGGAGAGATCCAAGAGCATCAGCTTTGTTCATCGCCTTCTGCCTGTCTGCTGCCTCTGTGCTATACATCACGCCATTTCAAATCGTGATACTGTTGATGGGGTTGTACGTATTAAGGCATCCTAAGCTACGGAGCAAGGTTCCGCCCCCATCGACTAACTTCTTCAAGAGATTGCCTGCAAGATCAGATCTTATGCTGTAA